From a region of the Sminthopsis crassicaudata isolate SCR6 chromosome 6, ASM4859323v1, whole genome shotgun sequence genome:
- the LOC141546956 gene encoding olfactory receptor 5G3-like codes for METKNQTMVTEFLFLGFTNHLPQQVVLFLMFLSFYLVTVFGNLGMIILIWIDSQLHTPMYFFLSHLSFVDICSSSTVTPKMLVDFFVEKKIISFLGCAAQMWFFVLFVTTESFLLAAMAYDRCMAICNPLLYTVIMSQSVCIQLVVGPYAMGLLASTTHMALTFWLPFCGQNVINHFFCDISPLLSLACADTHIIKLILFIMAGVVGVLSGLTILVSYVYILMAILRIRSADGKSKAFSTCSSHLTAVSIMYGTLFFIYVRPSASFSLDLNKVVSVFYTAVIPMLNPLIYSLRNKEVKNALRRTLERKMSLLGK; via the coding sequence ATGGAAACTAAGAATCAAACTATGGTGACTGAATTTCTTTTCTTGGGATTTACAAATCATCTCCCACAGCAAGTTGTCCTCTTTCTaatgtttctgtctttttatcttgTCACTGTCTTTGGGAACTTGGGCATGATCATTCTGATATGGATAGACTCCCAACTTCACACTCCcatgtatttttttctcagtcaCTTATCCTTTGTGGATATCTGCTCTTCTTCTACTGTTACACCCAAGATGTTGGTGGACTTTTTTGTGGAGAAGAAAATCATCTCTTTTCTGGGCTGTGCAGCCCAGATGTGGTTCTTTGTACTCTTTGTAACCACTGAGTCCTTTCTTTTAGCTGCAATGGCATATGATCGGTGTATGGCAATCTGCAACCCATTACTATATACAGTTATTATGTCCCAAAGTGTCTGTATACAGCTTGTGGTTGGGCCTTATGCCATGGGCCTTCTAGCCTCTACTACTCATATGGCCTTAACTTTCTGGTTGCCCTTTTGTGGCCAGAATGTCATCAATCATTTCTTCTGTGACATCTCACCCTTACTTTCCCTTGCGTGTGCAGACACCCACATCATTAAATTAATCCTTTTCATCATGGCTGGGGTTGTTGGGGTCTTAAGTGGACTAACCATTCTTGTCTCTTATGTCTATATTCTCATGGCCATCCTGAGGATCCGCTCTGCTGATGGGAAGTCTAAGGCCTTTTCTACCTGCTCTTCCCATCTGACTGCTGTCAGTATCATGTATGGAACCCTTTTCTTCATCTATGTGCGTCCCAGTGCAAGCTTCTCCTTGGATCTCAATAAAGTGGTATCTGTGTTCTATACAGCAGTGATCCCCATGTTGAACCCCCTTATTTATAGCTTGAGGAACAAGGAGGTGAAAAATGCATTAAGAAGGACTTTAGAAAGGAAGATGTCTCTATTGGGAAAGTAA
- the LOC141546866 gene encoding olfactory receptor 5G9-like — protein sequence MANENYTRVTEFIFLGLEYYPQFQVILFVLFLFFYLFTMTGNLGMIILIRIDARLHSPMYFFLSHLSFVDISFSSVVGPKMLRDFFEERKTISFLGCALQQWFFGFFVATECFLLASMAYDRYVAICNPLLYSVAMSQRLCIQLVVGPYTVGFMNTMTHTTATFRLPFCGPNVINHFFCDISPLLSLVCADTSLNKLLVFIVAGAVGVFSGLTILVSYIYILTAILRIRSAEGRRKAFSTCSSHLTAVAILYGTLFFIYVRPGAIFSLDLNKVVSVFYTAVIPMLNPLIYSLRNKEVKDAFHRTLAKRKFCISN from the coding sequence ATGGCCAATGAAAACTACACCAGAGTCACTGAATTCATTTTCCTCGGCTTGGAATATTATCCCCAGTTTCAAGTCATCCTGTTTgtactctttctgtttttctatctctttacTATGACAGGCAACCTGGGAATGATCATCTTAATTCGTATTGATGCCCGCCTTCACAGCcctatgtattttttcctcaGCCACTTATCATTTGTGGACATCAGTTTTTCTTCTGTGGTAGGCCCTAAGATGTTGAGAGACTTCTTTGAAGAGAGAAAGACTATCTCATTCTTGGGCTGCGCCTTGCAGCAATGGTTCTTTGGGTTTTTTGTGGCCACTGAGTGCTTTCTCTTGGCATCCATGGCCTATGACCGCTATGTGGCGATCTGTAACCCTCTCCTTTACTCTGTGGCCATGTCCCAGAGACTCTGCATCCAGCTGGTGGTTGGTCCCTATACTGTTGGATTCATGAACACCATGACACACACTACAGCTACTTTCCGTCTTCCCTTCTGTGGCCCTAATGTCATCAACCACTTCTTCTGTGACATATCTCCTCTGCTGTCCCTTGTATGTGCTGATACCAGCCTTAATAAATTGTTAGTTTTCATTGTCGCTGGAGCCGTTGGAGTATTCAGTGGTCTGACAATCCTTGTTTCCTATATCTACATTCTCACGGCCATCCTCAGGATCCGGTCTGCCGAAGGGAGACGGAAAGCCTTCTCTACCTGTTCTTCCCACCTTACTGCTGTCGCCATCTTGTATGGGACCCTCTTTTTCATCTATGTGCGACCTGGTGCAATTTTCTCTCTAGATCTTAACAAAGTTGTCTCTGTGTTTTATACTGCAGTGATCCCCATGTTGAATCCCCTCATCTATAGCCTGAGGAACAAGGAAGTCAAAGATGCCTTCCACAGAACACTTGCTAAAAGAAAGTTTTGTATCAGCAATTAA